Proteins co-encoded in one Setaria viridis chromosome 9, Setaria_viridis_v4.0, whole genome shotgun sequence genomic window:
- the LOC117840534 gene encoding protein GLUTELIN PRECURSOR ACCUMULATION 3, with the protein MESCLHGVVVVSLGLWVFPSSCSDFSVSPDPLPHLPAPRRSPLAAAAAAAAAAAAHGSHPAAGTHPSVWCWVQFLCRNESRRAADWELGRGDEGGMQQLQPKQMHWVRADSSDFGGDRPAPRSGHTAVSIGKSKVVVFGGFADKRFLSDVSVYDVENKLWYTPECTINGSDGQAGPSPRAFHVAVVIDCNMFIFGGRSGGKRLGDFWMLDTDLWQWSEMTGFGDLPSPREFAAASAIGNRKIVMYGGWDGKKWLSDVYIMDTMSLEWTELAVTGSVPPPRCGHSATMIEKRLLIFGGRGGAGLIMGDLWALKGVTEEDNETPGWTQLKLPGQSPSPRCGHSVTSGGPYLLLFGGHGTGGWLSRYDVYYNECIILDRVSVQWKRLPTSNEPPPPRAYHSMTSIGSQFLLFGGFDGKNTFGDLWWLVPEDDPIAKRGLAPNIDSNSRPSTTTGDAQQPNLKESQAVVSPIIELAKRLGIPLSEEVSISSVDEMDDKELVELSSRLAGQSLPASDQVASIQVLRDHWKSSPASSLQLQELGPLLRDYQRLILRRYSGNQSAAFHEMEALRFFHLKSASQLRMDDIPILLREYGRLLST; encoded by the exons ATGGAGTCGTGTCTCCACGGGGTCGTGGTCGTTTCGTTGGGGCTGTGGGTGTTTCCGTCCTCCTGCTCTGACTTCTCCGTTTCGCCCGATCCCCTCCCCCACCTGCCAGCCCCCCGCCGgtcaccgctcgccgccgccgccgccgccgccgccgccgccgccgcccacggcaGCCATCCAGCCGCCGGAACCCATCCTTCCGTTTGGTGCTGGGTTCAGTTCCTGTGTCGAAACGAGTCGCGCAGAGCCGCAGACTGGGAGCTGGGGCGAGGAGACGAGGGAGGgatgcagcagctgcagccgaaGCAGATGCACTGGGTTAGGGCCGACTCCtccgacttcgggggcgaccgCCCCGCCCCCCGCAG CGGGCACACGGCGGTGAGCATCGGCAAGTCCAAGGTGGTCGTCTTCGGCGGATTCGCCGACAAGCGCTTCCTCTCTGACGTCTCCGTCTACGACGTCG AGAATAAGCTATGGTACACACCTGAGTGCACAATTAATGGATCCGATGGGCAGGCAGGCCCAAGCCCTAGGGCATTTCATGTAGCTGTCGTCATTGACTGCAATATGTTCATCTTTGGTGGCCGTTCTGGAGGCAAGCG ATTAGGTGATTTCTGGATGCTAGACACCG ACCTATGGCAGTGGTCGGAGATGACTGGCTTTGGTGATTTGCCATCACCACGGGAGTTTGCTGCTGCTTCGGCCATAGGAAATAGAAAAATTGTTAT GTATGGTGGTTGGGATGGCAAAAAATGGCTTTCAGATGTATACATCATGGACACAA TGTCACTGGAGTGGACAGAATTAGCAGTTACCGGATCCGTGCCGCCTCCAAGATGTGGGCATTCTGCAACCATGATTGAGAAGAGACTGCTTATATTTGGAGGCAGAG GTGGAGCAGGGCTGATAATGGGTGATTTATGGGCTTTAAAGGGTGTTACTGAAGAAG ACAATGAGACACCAGGTTGGACACAATTGAAGCTTCCAGGGCAATCTCCCTCACCACGATGCGGCCATTCAGTAACATCTGGTGGACCTTAT CTCTTGCTATTTGGAGGACATGGAACTGGCGGTTGGCTAAGTAGATATGATGTGTACTACAATGAATGCATTATTTTAGACAGGG TCTCTGTTCAATGGAAGCGCCTACCAACAAGCAATgaaccgcctcctcctcgggcttATCACTCCATGACTTCCATAGGGTCTCAATTTCTTTTATTTGGTGGCTTTGATGGAAAGAACACGTTTGGCGATCTGTGGTGGCTTGTTCCTGAAG ATGATCCTATTGCGAAACGAGGTTTAGCTCCTAACATTGATTCAAATAGCAGACCTAGCACTACGACTGGTGATGCCCAGCAACCCAACTTAAAG GAGTCACAAGCTGTGGTATCTCCAATAATAGAATTGGCCAAAAGACTGGGAATTCCGCTTTCTGAGGAAGTTTCAATAAGTTCTGTTGATGAAATGGATGATAAAGAACTTGTGGAATTGTCCTCTAGGCTTGCTGGTCAATCGCTTCCAGCTAGTGACCAGGTGGCATCAATTCAG GTACTTCGTGATCATTGGAAAAGTTCTCCAGCAAGCTCACTACAACTGCAGGAGCTAGGACCTTTGCTGAGGGACTATCAACGTCTCATCCTCCGGCGCTATTC